One Glycine soja cultivar W05 chromosome 7, ASM419377v2, whole genome shotgun sequence genomic window, TAAAAGGAGAATAATTAGGAATACATCACTGACAAAGAAACACGTAACCAGCTATAGTTATTTTTTGAGTGAAGGTTAGAAGTGCTACAAACAATGGCAACTAATCAGGAAGAGGTGTCTCTTTTGGGAGTTGTTGGAAGCCCATTTGTGTGCAGGGTGCAGATTGCCCTCAAGTTGAAGGGAATTCAATACAagttttttgaagaaaatttgGTCAACAAGAGTGAACTGCTTCTCAAATACAACCCTGTTCACAAGAAGGTTCCGGTGTTTGTTCACAATGAGAAGCCCATAGCAGAGTCTCTTGTGATTGTTGAATACATTGATGAGACATGGAAGAACAACCCCATCTTGCCTTCTGATCCTTACCAAAGAGCCTTGGCTCGTTTCTGGTCCAAATTCATTGATGACAAGGTGTATaactcttcttttctttgtttgtgCTAATTTATCACTAAAACATCATCTTTCATGACATCTAAATATGAGATGTTGTTATATGTTAGAGAACTCAATAGTTAACTGCCAATTATCatgaatttctttaatatttttcattcacTATTAATTGTATACCaattttgtctaaaattatattaatgattCATTTAACAACTACCTCCATTTATTTTTGGGACGTTTAtttcatgcaatttttttttcatttctgagAATATCATTCatgactattttttaaaaatatgtttgatcacgtttttaatatttctaaaaataactttaaaattcaaaataatttaaataaaaatagataaaaaaaagaattgaatgGTATTTTAGGAAATAAACGTGTGGAAaactatgataaaaaaatggaagTTATTATATTTCCTAGAATCAACAATAggtgtgaataattttttaaaatttataacaaacgTCAGTATGTAATATTTTCATGCTAATTCGTGAAACAAACGCACTTTATGAATACTAATAAATAATGTGATTTGTGAAATTAGATTGGGGGTGCTGTATGGAAATCTGTTTTCACGGTTGATGAGAAAGAGCGTGAGAAGAATGTTGAAGAATCGTTGGAGGCTCTGCAGTTTCTTGAGAGTGAGATCAAGGGCAAGAAGTTCTTTGGAGGAGAGGAGTTTGGGATGGTAGATATTGCTGCTATCTTCATAGCATTTTGGGTCCCTATGGTTCAAGAAATTGCAGGGTTGGAGTTATTCACAAGTGAGAAATTTCCTAAGCTCTACAATTGGAGCCAAGAGTTCATGAGCCACCCTGTTGTGAAAGAAGTTCTTCCTCCTAGAGACCCACTTTTTGCCTTCTTCAAAGCCCGCTACGAAAGCCTGCTCGCTGATTCAAAATAGATTTATTTAAGGATACTTGTGTGAACAACTTGTCTCTCGTTGAGTTATTGATGTTTGAATTTCATGTCAATTTGATACTATATGTAATGTAACTTAGGATCTTATTCCCATTTTGGccatttcatttaataaagaaattctttatatatatatatatatatatatatatatatatatatatatatatatatatatatatttattgtagtGAGAAGCTTTGTCTTTCGGTGGATGCTACATGGATCACACCTTTATAGGTAGTTTGGGGTGCATCATCTTTATCCACCATTAGATTAATTTATACCTTAAAATCACACCTTACGCTAATCACACTAGATTATATCTCCCCATCATCTTTCTTATACCTTTACCCTCCAGCAACTCTTCTTCTGACTACCATTCTCCGTCGTTAAAGACGATTTTCGATGgttacatttcatttttttcctcacAACCTCCACACCTTTCCT contains:
- the LOC114418983 gene encoding probable glutathione S-transferase; the protein is MATNQEEVSLLGVVGSPFVCRVQIALKLKGIQYKFFEENLVNKSELLLKYNPVHKKVPVFVHNEKPIAESLVIVEYIDETWKNNPILPSDPYQRALARFWSKFIDDKIGGAVWKSVFTVDEKEREKNVEESLEALQFLESEIKGKKFFGGEEFGMVDIAAIFIAFWVPMVQEIAGLELFTSEKFPKLYNWSQEFMSHPVVKEVLPPRDPLFAFFKARYESLLADSK